Proteins found in one Carassius auratus strain Wakin chromosome 42, ASM336829v1, whole genome shotgun sequence genomic segment:
- the LOC113060826 gene encoding bis(5'-adenosyl)-triphosphatase enpp4-like — MQVNSYLYVLMIVCSGLTLCVPTGNQTGLGSGNEVPPLLLVSFDGFRADYLNNYSFPNLEKFFSDGVLVHELTNVFTTKTFPNHYSLVTGLYAESHGMLANVMYDSVSNKTFSIKNDSDPFWWDEATPIWVSVEESGYKAAAAMWPGTDVSIQNHTLKHKFKYNPKMTFQNRLGNLTQWMTEDRSVKFSTLYWEEPDRSGHMYGPDNTTEMSRVLKEVDGHIGFLMEQLNRTGLWGKINVIITSDHGMTQCSQERVIKLDDCIHPSSYRVVDLTPVGAVIPLGDNSTVYKNLSRCHPHMKVYLKDEVPDRLHYKNNARIQPIILVADEGWTIVKNGRLPRLGDHGYDNTFPSMHPFLAAHGPAFRKGYKMSSLNSVDLYPLMCHLLGIPPKPNNGSFTYVRCALVNEQCGQLALAVGIVIGVLIILTTFTCLFKLMKNRDVSSSRPFARLELEEDDDDVPLLE, encoded by the exons ATGCAGGTCAACAGTTATCTGTACGTACTCATGATCGTCTGTAGTGGATTAACCCTGTGTGTGCCGACTGGAAACCAAACCGGACTGGGATCTGGGAATGAGGTGCCGCCGCTCCTCCTGGTGTCCTTCGATGGTTTCCGTGCAGACTATCTAAACAATTACTCTTTTCCCAATCTGGAGAAGTTCTTCTCTGATGGCGTTCTTGTGCACGAGCTGACCAATGTGTTCACGACGAAAACCTTTCCCAATCATTATAGTCTCGTCACAGGCCTGTACGCTGAGAGCCACGGCATGCTTGCCAATGTTATGTACGATTCGGTGTCCAATAAGACATTCTCCATTAAGAACGACAGTGATCCTTTCTGGTGGGACGAAGCCACTCCGATCTGGGTGTCCGTGGAGGAGTCTGGGTACAAGGCAGCCGCTGCAATGTGGCCAGGAACGGATGTCAGTATTCAAAACCACACgttaaaacacaaattcaagtaCAACCCCAAAATGACTTTCCAAAACAGGCTGGGAAACCTCACGCAGTGGATGACCGAGGACAGATCTGTGAAGTTTTCCACTCTGTATTGGGAAGAGCCCGACAGGAGCGGACACATGTACGGCCCGGACAACACCACGGAGATGAGCAGGGTTTTAAAGGAGGTGGATGGTCACATTGGCTTCCTGATGGAGCAGCTCAACAGAACGGGATTATGGGGGAAGATAAACGTCATCATCACTAGTGATCACGGCATGACGCAGTGTTCTCAAGAGCGTGTTATAAAGCTGGATGACTGCATCCATCCGAGCAGCTACAGGGTGGTGGATCTCACTCCAGTGGGCGCCGTAATCCCACTGGGAg ataATTCGACTGTATATAAAAACCTGTCCAGATGTCACCCTCACATGAAGGTGTACCTGAAGGATGAAGTTCCCGATCGGCTGCACTATAAAAACAACGCGAGGATTCAGCCAATCATTCTGGTGGCAGATGAAGGCTGGACGATCGTCAAAAATGGCAGACTCCCGCGCC tgggcgaTCATGGCTATGACAAtacatttcccagcatgcacccCTTCCTGGCCGCCCATGGGCCTGCGTTTCGCAAAGGCTACAAGATGTCGAGCTTGAACAGTGTGGATCTCTACCCGCTCATGTGTCACCTGCTGGGCATCCCTCCGAAGCCCAACAACGGCAGCTTCACTTATGTGCGCTGTGCGCTAGTTAACGAGCAGTGCGGGCAGCTAGCGCTAGCGGTGGGCATCGTCATCGGAGTTCTGATCATCCTGACCACCTTCACCTGTCTATTCAAGCTGATGAAGAACAGAGATGTCTCGTCTTCACGTCCGTTCGCCCGCTTGGAGTTAGAGGAGGACGATGATGACGTGCCACTGCTGGAATGA
- the LOC113060352 gene encoding ras-related protein Rab-39B, translating into MQVPWNFRFGIVILGDSSVGKSSLLHRYTEGTFDESRQSPLGIDFKVSNMYFDPDVVIKLLLWDTAGQERFRSICKSYMRNSVGCILMFDVSQRQTFDRVRSWQQEVLDYVKPNPMFFVLVGHKCDLAVGRQVRKSEGDALAKKLNMLAYLEVSTKENINVKETFETLTRGIYNLFQQGKIPTRGDWQGLTVGATVQKESPVTKKSACCNCG; encoded by the exons ATGCAAGTGCCGTGGAACTTCAGATTCGGGATAGTGATCCTCGGAGACTCCTCCGTGGGGAAGTCGTCTCTTCTGCATCGCTATACTGAAGGAACGTTTGATGAATCCCGTCAGTCTCCGCTGGGAATTGATTTCAAGGTGTCCAACATGTACTTTGACCCTGATGTTGTGATCAAACTGCTTCTGTGGGACACTGCAGGCCAGGAGAGATTTCG GTCCATCTGTAAGTCTTATATGAGGAACTCTGTGGGCTGCATCCTGATGTTTGACGTCTCACAGCGCCAGACGTTTGACCGCGTAcgcagctggcagcaggaagtccTGGACTATGTGAAACCGAACCCGATGTTCTTCGTGCTTGTGGGACACAAATGTGATCTGGCCGTGGGCCGACAGGTCAGGAAGAGTGAAGGAGACGCTCTAGCTAAAAAACTCAACATGCTGGCTTATCTTGAGGTCTCGACAAAAGAGAACATTAACGTCAAGGAGACGTTTGAGACCCTTACCAGAGGCATATATAACCTCTTCCAGCAAGGCAAAATACCCACCAGAGGCGACTGGCAGGGGTTAACGGTTGGGGCCACCGTTCAAAAAGAGTCACCTGTGACTAAAAAGTCTGCTTGCTGCAACTGTGGATGA